One Streptomyces sp. NBC_00554 DNA segment encodes these proteins:
- the tsf gene encoding translation elongation factor Ts, which yields MANYTAADVKKLRELTGAGMMDCKKALDEADGNVDKAVEALRIKGQKGVAKREGRSAENGAVVSIIADDNSSGVLVELKCETDFVAKGEKFQAVANQIAEHVVKTSPADLEALLASEIESGKTVQAFVDEANANLGEKIVLDRFADFSGAYVASYMHRTMPDLPPQIGVLVELDKANAELARGVAQHIAAFAPKYLSKEDVPAEVVESERRVAEETTRAEGKPEAALPKIVEGRVNGFFKDATLLGQPYALDPKKSVQKVLDEAGVTLKRFVRIKVGI from the coding sequence ATGGCGAACTACACCGCCGCCGACGTCAAGAAGCTCCGTGAGCTCACCGGCGCCGGCATGATGGACTGTAAGAAGGCGCTGGACGAGGCCGACGGCAACGTCGACAAGGCCGTCGAGGCGCTGCGGATCAAGGGCCAGAAGGGCGTCGCCAAGCGCGAGGGCCGCTCCGCCGAGAACGGCGCTGTGGTCTCGATCATCGCCGACGACAACTCCTCCGGTGTCCTGGTCGAGCTGAAGTGCGAGACGGACTTCGTCGCCAAGGGCGAGAAGTTCCAGGCCGTCGCCAACCAGATCGCCGAGCACGTCGTCAAGACCTCCCCGGCCGACCTCGAGGCGCTGCTCGCGTCCGAGATCGAGTCCGGCAAGACGGTTCAGGCGTTCGTCGACGAGGCCAACGCCAACCTGGGCGAGAAGATCGTCCTGGACCGCTTCGCGGACTTCTCCGGCGCCTACGTCGCCTCGTACATGCACCGCACCATGCCCGACCTGCCCCCGCAGATCGGTGTCCTGGTCGAGCTGGACAAGGCCAACGCCGAGCTCGCCCGCGGTGTCGCGCAGCACATCGCCGCCTTCGCGCCGAAGTACCTCTCCAAGGAGGACGTTCCGGCCGAGGTCGTCGAGTCCGAGCGCCGCGTCGCCGAGGAGACCACCCGCGCCGAGGGCAAGCCCGAGGCCGCCCTTCCGAAGATCGTCGAGGGTCGCGTCAACGGCTTCTTCAAGGACGCCACCCTTCTCGGTCAGCCGTACGCGCTGGACCCGAAGAAGTCCGTCCAGAAGGTCCTGGACGAGGCCGGTGTCACCCTGAAGCGCTTCGTGCGCATCAAGGTCGGCATCTGA
- the rpsB gene encoding 30S ribosomal protein S2, which produces MAVVTMRELLESGVHFGHQTRRWNPKMKRFIFTERNGIYIIDLLQSLSYIDRAYEFVKETVAHGGTVMFVGTKKQAQEAIAEQATRVGMPYVNQRWLGGMLTNFSTVYKRLQRLKELEQIDFEDVAASGLTKKELLVLSREKAKLEKTLGGIREMQKVPSAVWIVDTKKEHIAVGEARKLNIPVVAILDTNCDPDEVDYKIPGNDDAIRSVTLLTRVIADAVAEGLISRSGAGKAAEGDKAAGEPLAAWERDLLEGEKKADDAEAPAAEVQTSAETEKVADAEQAEVVAEAPVAEAPAAEAPVAEAPVADEAPAADAEQA; this is translated from the coding sequence ATGGCCGTCGTCACGATGCGGGAGCTGCTGGAAAGCGGCGTCCACTTCGGTCACCAGACCCGTCGTTGGAACCCGAAGATGAAGCGCTTCATCTTCACGGAGCGCAACGGCATCTACATCATCGACCTGCTCCAGTCGCTGTCGTACATCGACCGCGCCTACGAGTTCGTCAAGGAGACCGTCGCCCACGGCGGCACGGTCATGTTCGTCGGCACGAAGAAGCAGGCGCAGGAGGCTATCGCCGAGCAGGCCACCCGCGTCGGCATGCCCTACGTCAACCAGCGCTGGCTGGGCGGCATGCTCACCAACTTCTCGACCGTCTACAAGCGTCTGCAGCGCCTCAAGGAGCTCGAGCAGATCGACTTCGAGGACGTCGCCGCGTCGGGTCTCACCAAGAAGGAGCTTCTCGTGCTCTCGCGCGAGAAGGCCAAGCTGGAGAAGACCCTCGGTGGTATCCGCGAGATGCAGAAGGTGCCCAGCGCCGTCTGGATCGTGGACACCAAGAAGGAGCACATCGCGGTCGGTGAGGCCCGGAAGCTCAACATCCCGGTCGTCGCCATCCTCGACACCAACTGCGACCCCGACGAGGTCGACTACAAGATCCCGGGCAACGACGACGCGATCCGCTCCGTCACCCTGCTCACCCGCGTGATCGCCGACGCCGTCGCCGAGGGCCTCATCTCCCGTTCCGGTGCCGGCAAGGCCGCCGAGGGTGACAAGGCCGCGGGCGAGCCGCTCGCCGCGTGGGAGCGCGACCTGCTCGAGGGCGAGAAGAAGGCCGACGACGCCGAGGCTCCGGCCGCCGAGGTCCAGACCTCCGCCGAGACCGAGAAGGTTGCCGACGCCGAGCAGGCCGAGGTTGTCGCTGAGGCTCCGGTCGCCGAGGCGCCCGCCGCCGAAGCCCCGGTCGCCGAAGCCCCGGTCGCCGACGAGGCCCCCGCCGCGGACGCCGAGCAGGCCTGA